In Rutidosis leptorrhynchoides isolate AG116_Rl617_1_P2 chromosome 2, CSIRO_AGI_Rlap_v1, whole genome shotgun sequence, one genomic interval encodes:
- the LOC139888746 gene encoding uncharacterized protein, translating to MVDGPVTTCNSYDSATPHANGGGAAEMLYPTEYLNSLNYPGLSPHVLNLKVGVPSILLRNINVTGGLCNGTRMIITQLLTKSVEAEIIMGTRVGEKVFFLRMKLIHKEPSLPFVLKRLQFPIIFSYAMTIQKSRSITQEDRCLFTKTRLWSRAIICCTLKSYFPRSMAQITALAQLISGDRNRTIAARIYQKWVTYSYHIQAPTGYCCMLIDEMNYPKLVNMRYGDKDFLDNLMHLNKVYMISNFEMSRSY from the exons ATGGTTGATGGCCCAGTAACAACATGCAACAGTTATGACAGTGCAACACCACATGCAAATGGCGGTGGTGCGGCAGAAATGTTGTATCCAACGGAATACTTAAACTCGCTCAACTACCCAGGCCTCTCGCCACACGTCCTAAATTTAAAAGTGGGCGTACCATCCATTCTACTACGTAATATAAATGTTACTGGTGGCCTCTGTAATGGTACAAGGATGATTATTACTCAACTGCTAACTAAATCAGTCGAGGCTGAAATAATCATGGGGACCCGTGTTGGTGAGAAAGTCTTCTTCCTAAGAATGAAACTCATCCACAAAGAACCGTCGTTGCCATTTGTTCTAAAAAGACTGCAGTTTCCAATAATATTTTCGTATGCAATGACCATACAAAAGTCTAGGTCAATCACTCAAGAGGATAGGTGTTTATTTACCAAAACCCGTCTTTGGTCACGGGCAATTATATGTTGCACTCTCAAGAGCTACTTCCCCAGAAG TATGGCACAAATAACAGCTCTAGCACAGTTAATATCGGGTGATAGAAACAGGACAATTGCAGCTAGGATATACCAAAAGTGGGTAACTTACAGTTATCATATCCAGGCTCCTACTGGTTACTGCTGCATGCTCATTGATGAAATG AATTATCCTAAGCTCGTGAACATGCGCTATGGTGACAAAGATTTTCTTGACAACCTTATGCATTTGAACAAAGTGTACATGATTTCaaactttgaaatgtcccgttcatattga
- the LOC139888747 gene encoding uncharacterized protein, which translates to MLTDIATETDDAITGMFLINSSPARVLFDCGENRSFMSVTLCDKLKLPIDVLSEPLRIEVGDGRPVPVTTSMSGVTIEIYGNEFPMTCLVLPIPSFDVVLGMDWLGRHKASIKFDKKIIHFPLADGTHAVVRGVRGGFNFPLISMMKAKKSLTKGCDSFLAYVIDAKKGKKSVSDIPIVSEFPEVFPDELSGLPPVREVDYKIKLLPGSTPVVKAPYRLAPSEIRDMMSQI; encoded by the coding sequence ATGTTGACTGATATAGCTACTGAAACCGACGATGCGATTACCGGTATGTTTCTGATAAATTCTTCGccggctcgtgtgttatttgattgtgGAGAAAATCGCTCTTTTATGTCTGTTACACTATGTGATAAGTTGAAATTGCCTATCGACGTATTATCTGAACCTTTAAGAATAGAAGTGGGTGATGGTAGACCGGTTCCAGTCACAACCTCTATGTCTGGAGTAACCATTGAAATATATGGGAATGAATTCCCTATGACTTGTCTTGTTCTGCCTATACCAAGCTTTGATGTCGTATTAGGTATGGATTGGTTAGGCCGCCATAAGGCAAGTATAAAATTTGATAAGAAAATAATTCATTTTCCTTTGGCCGATGGGACTCATGCTGTGGTCCGAGGTGTACGGGGCGGGTTTAATTTTCCATTAATTTCGATGATGAAAGCTAAGAAATCGTTAACCAAGGGGTGTGATTCATTTCTAGCATATGTGATCGATGCAAAGAAAGGGAAGAAATCCGTGTCAGATATCCCGATAGTGTCTGAATTCCCAGAAGTCTTCCCAGATGAATTGTCGGGTTTACCGCCAGTTAGGGAAGTAGATTATAAAATCAAGTTGTTGCCAGGATCCACACCAGTTGTTAAAGCTCCGTATCGATTAGCACCGTCCGAGATTCGTGATATGATGTCGCAAATTTAG